In Bradyrhizobium manausense, the sequence CCGAGACGGTCGACATGATCAAAGACCTGATCGAGACGCGGGTGCGGCCGGCCGTCGCCAATGACGGCGGCGACATCACCTTCCGCGGCTTCAAGGACGGGATCGTCTATCTCAACATGAAGGGCTCATGCGCCGGCTGCCCGTCATCGACCGCGACGCTCCAGCACGGCATTCAGAACTTGCTGAAGCACTTTGTGCCCGACGTGGTTGAAGTGCGGCCGATGTAGGCGCGAGATCGGCGCGCCGATGTGACTGCGTCAGGCCCGGGCAAAAGCGCGAAGCGCGTCTTCGCGCTGGACGTCCCGGGCATCCATGTTCTCGGGGTTGCAAAGTCGTGGATGGCCGGGTCAAGCTCGGCCATGACGGCAAGAAGCTTAGGCATCATCCGGTTGGCGATGCTATGATCGCGCCATGCTGATCCTTGCCCTCGATACCGCGCTGGAGGCGTGCGCGGCCGCCGTTCTCGACACCGACGCCGGTGAGCTCCTGGCGCAGGAGCAGTTGCTGATGAAGCGCGGCCATGCCGAGGCGCTGATGCCGATGATCGCGCGCGTGATGCAGTCGGCCGATCTCGCCTTCACCGCGCTCGACCGGATCGCCGTCACGGTCGGCCCCGGCAGCTTCACCGGCCTGCGCGTCGGCATTTCGGCCGCCCGCGGACTTGCGCTCGCGGCCAAGCGGCCGGCCGTCGGCCTCACGACCCTATCGGCCTATGCAGCCCCCATTGTCGGCCGGAGTGGATCAGCGCCTGTGATCTCGGCGATCGATGCGCGGCACGATCACGTCTATTTCCAGATCGTCGGCGGCGACGGCGGCCAGCTGGTGCGGCCGGGCATCGCTTCCATCGACGAGGCGATCGCGGCCTCGCAATTCGGCGCAGCGCATCTGGTCGGCAACGCCGCCAAAATTCTCGCCGAGCGCTGGCCGAAGGATGGACCGCAACCCGCTTCGGTCGACGCACAACCCGCACCCGACATCAGCTGGGTGGCGTGGCTCGGTGCGGCGGCCAATCCCGGCACCAATCCGGCGCGGCCGTTCTATCTGAAGGCCCCCGATGCAAAGCCGGCCGCGCAACCGCCGCTCGCACAAGCCGCAAGCTCATGATGAGATCGATTCTGGAATGGTGGCGCGGCGGCACCGCCGCCGTCGAAACGGCGTCGACCCGCGACGCGGCGCGATTGGCGCAACTCCACGGCGCGTCCTTCGCGCACGGCTGGGGCGAAACCGAATTCGAGACCATGCTCACCGAGCGCAATACGCTCGTGCATCGGTTGCGCCTGGGGCGCAAGACGATCGGCTTTGCGGTGTCGCGGATCGGCGCGGACGAGGCCGAAATTCTCTCCGTCGCGGTCGACCAGTCCCATCGCGGCCGCGGCCTGTCCCACACGTTGCTGATGACCCATCTCGGTCATCTCGCGGGGCGCGGCGTTCGCACGATATTTCTGGAGGTCGAGGAGAACAACCAGCCGGCGCGACGGCTCTATGACAAAGGCGGATTCGTGGTGGTCGGGCGCCGCGAACGCTACTATAAGCAGGCCAACGGGGAACAATTGAACGCACTTCTGATGCGCCGTGACTTGTCGTAATATTGGTGGCAGAAAGCGCCCCGTCAGACGGACACGATATGACTGGACTTAAACCTTCCTCCGCATCCAAGGCGACCGGCATCGAGGCGCGCTGTGCCGCCACCGGCATGCGCATGACCGAGCAGCGCCGCGTCATCGCGCGCGTGCTTGCGGAAGCGGTCGATCACCCCGACGTCGAAGAATTGTATCGACGCTGTGTCGCGGTCGACGACAAGATCTCGATCTCGACGGTCTATCGCACCGTGAAACTGTTCGAGGATGCCGGCATCATCGAACGCCACGATTTCCGCGAAGGCCGCGCACGCTACGAGACGATGCGTGACAGCCATCACGACCACCTCATCAATCTGCGCGACGGCAAGGTGATCGAGTTCACGTCCGAAGAGATCGAAAAGCTCCAGGCCGAGATCGCCCGCAAGCTCGGCTACAAGCTGGTCGATCACCGGCTCGAGCTCTATTGCGTGCCGCTCGACGACGACAAGCCGACGTCTTGAGTCTCGTGTCCATCGATCTCATCATTTTCGATTGCGACGGCGTGCTCGTGGACAGCGAGGTGATCTCCTGTCGCGCACATGCGGACGTGCTCACCCGGCACGGTTACCCGATCACCCCGACGCAAGTGTCCGCGCGCTTCCTCGGCCGCTCGACCAAACAGGCCAATCTCGAGATCGAAACCGAACTCGGTCGCAAGCTGCCCGAGGCCTATCACGGCGATCTCCAGGACGAGCTGTTTCGCGCCTTCGAGGCCGACCTCGAAGCGATCCGTGGCATCCACGACGTGCTCGATGTCGTGACGCAACGCGTCTGCGTTGCCTCGAGCGGCTCGCATCCACGCATGCGTGTGAGTCTCGGAAGCACGGGACTCTATGAGCGCCTCGCGCCGAACATCTTCTCGTCCTCGCAAGTGGCCAACGGCAAGCCCGCACCGGACCTGTTCCTGTTTGCAGCGAGGGAAATGGGCGTCTCGCCCGAGCGCTGCGTCGTGATCGAGGACAGCCTCGCCGGCATCGCCGGCGCGCGGGCAGCCGGGATGAGGGTGTTCGGCTTTTGCGGTGGCAGCCATTGCGGGACCGGGCATGCCGAGACCCTGCGCCAGTCCGGTGCTGACCTGACCTTCTCGGACATGCATCAGTTGCCGGACCTGGTCCGGCGGGTCGCGGCGGACGCCCTGACGGGCTGATTTCGTCCCTTTTGGTCATTCCGGGGCATGTGCGGCGCGCGTGAACCCGGAATCCTGAGGTTTTGGCGCGAAATTCCGGGTTCGCGCTGACGCGCGCGCCGGAATGACCGCTTGCAGGCCCCAATCGCTGGATTTTCGGCCCCCCAGCCTATATTTGAGGGCCGTCCTCCACCTCACCTCCGGGTTCCATGAAGCCGCCGCGCAAGCTGCACATCAAATCATATGGCTGCCAGATGAATGTCTACGATGCCCAGCGCATGGTGGACACGCTGGCTTCGGAAGGATTCGTGGAGACTGATAACGCCGAGGACGCCGACCTCGTCATCCTCAATACCTGCCATATCCGCGAGAAGGCCTCCGAAAAGGTCTATTCCGAGCTTGGCCGGCTGCGCGTCGCCAAGGACGAGGCCGCGCGCGGGGGCCGCGCCATGCAGATCGCCGTCGCCGGCTGCGTCGCCCAGGCCGAAGGTGGAGAGATCACGCGCCGCGCGCCCGTGGTTGACGTCGTGGTCGGCCCGCAGAGCTATCACCACCTTCCGGAGCTCTTGAAGCGGGCGCGCGACGAGGGCCGCGCGATCGAGACCGAGTTTCCGGCCGCAGACAAGTTCGGCTTCCTCGCCCAGCCGAAACCCGACGCGATCCGCGCGCGCGGCATTTCCGCTTTCGTCACGGTCCAGGAAGGCTGCGACAAGTTCTGCACCTTCTGCGTCGTGCCCTACACGCGCGGCGCCGAGGTCTCGCGTCCGGTCGCGAAGATCATCGACGACGTGAAAAGACTCGCCGACAACGGCGTGCGAGAGCTCACGCTGATCGGACAGAACGTCAACGCCTATCACGGCGAGGGACCGGACGGAAAAACCTGGGGCCTCGGCAAGTTGCTGGAACGCCTGGCGCAGATTCCCGGTATCGCGCGGCTACGCTACTCGACCAGCCATCCCCGCGACGTCGATGACAGTTTGATTGCAGCTCATCGCGATCTCGGTGCCTTGATGCCGTTCGTGCACCTGCCGGTGCAGTCGGGTTCGGACCGGATTCTCGCCGCCATGAACCGGAAACATACCGCCGATGATTATCGAGGGGTCATCGACCGTTTCCGCTCCGCGCGCCAAGACATTGCTTTTTCATCAGATTTCATCGTCGGCTTCCCCGGCGAGAGCGAGCAAGATTTTCTCGCCACCCTCGCGCTTGTCACGCAAATCGGCTACGCTGCTGCGTATTCGTTCAAATACTCCGCCCGGCCGGGAACGCCGGCCGCGGATATGCAGGAGACGGTGTCCCCCGCCGAGATGGACCAGCGATTGGAGCGGCTCCAGGAATTGATCGACGGCCAGCAATCGGCCTTCAACAGGGCTGCGATTGGCTCAACGGTCGATGTGCTGTTCGAACGCCCGGCGCGCAGGGATGGCCAGATCGTCGGCCGCACCGCCTTCCTCCAGCCCGCGCATGTGATGGCCTCGCCCGATATCATCGGCCAGATCCTGCCGGTCAGGATCGACAGCCTCGAGCGCTACAGTTTCCTCGGTGAGCTCGTGACGCCGCGCAATGCGCGCGAGCCCGCTTCATCATCCATCGCCACTGGAGCCTGAACCCTTGCCCAAAAGCGCATCGGATTCGTCTTCTATCGCTCCCAGCCGCAAATTTGACCGCGACATGCAAGTTCCGCCCGAGACCCAGGTCGTCATCGACTTCGACGACAACCGCGCCGCATCCGCGCTGGTCGGCCCCTACGGCCAGAACCTGGCGCAGATCGAGCGGCGGCTCGGCGTCGTCGTGGACTCCAAGGGCAACCACATCACCATCGGCGGCACCCGCGACGGCTGCGACGCGGCGCGCCGCGTGCTGGAGACGCTCTACGCCCACGCCGTGAAGGGACAGGATGTCGATCAGGGCGAAGTCGAGGGCGCGATCCGCGCCGTGATCGCACAGGGGTCGCTGTTCGAGTTCGACGCCAAGTCGGCGAAGTCGGCCTTCGATAGCATCAACTTGCGCAAGCGCCCCGTGCGCGCGCGCACCGCCGCGCAGGACTCCTACATTCGCGCGCTGAAGCGCCACGAGCTGGTGTTCGGCATCGGCCCCGCCGGCACCGGCAAGACATGGCTCGCAGTCGCGCATGCCGCGCAATTGTTCGAGCGCAAGGAGGTCGACAAGATCATCCTGTCGCGTCCGGCGGTGGAAGCCGGCGAACGGCTCGGCTTCCTGCCCGGCGACCTCCGCGAGAAGGTCGACCCTTATTTGCGCCCGATCTACGACGCGCTCTATGACCTCATGGACGCGCGCATCGTCGAGCGCGCATTGCAAACCGGCGAGATCGAGATCGCGCCGCTCGCCTTCATGCGCGGACGCACGCTGACCAACGCCGCGATCATCCTCGACGAGGCCCAGAACACCACATCGATGCAGATGAAGATGTTCCTGACGCGCCTTGGCGAGAACAGCCGCATGATCGTCACGGGCGATCCCTCGCAGATCGATTTGCCGAACGGCCAGACCTCGGGTCTCGCTGAGGCCACCCGCCTGCTCAGCGGCGTTGAAGGCATTGCGCAAGTTCATTTCAAGGCTGAAGACGTGATCCGCCATGAACTCGTGGCAAGAATCGTCTCCGCCTACGAAGGGTTGCCGCAACGGCCACCCGCCGGCAACAAATCCTGACGAGACAACAGCGGGGCCATGCTGGCGCGGATACGCGCCTTATCGTTCCGAACAAAGCCATGTCGCATCCCAACCTTCCCACCACCGAGGTCCTCGTCGTCGCCGATTGCTGGCAGAGCGAGCCTGACGCTGAAACCGTGATCCAGCGCGCCGTTGCGGCTGCCGCCGAATCTGTCGACGAAGATGTCGCGGACGCGGAAATAGCCGTGATGCTGACCGATGATGCCGGCATCCGCACGCTCAACAGCAACTGGCGCGGCCTGGACAAGCCGACCAACGTGCTGTCGTTTCCCGCGCTCCAGCCGGAAGGCGAATGGAAGCCGGGCGACGCGCCGCGCATGCTCGGCGACATCGCGATCGCCTATGAGACCATGCGGCGGGAGGCGGATGAAGAACACAAGCCGTTCGATCATCATTTGAGTCATCTCGCCGTGCATGGTTTCCTGCACCTGATCGGCTACGATCACGAGAACGACGACGACGCGGAAGAGATGGAAGCGCTCGAAACCGAGATCCTGGCTCACCTCGGCATC encodes:
- the tsaB gene encoding tRNA (adenosine(37)-N6)-threonylcarbamoyltransferase complex dimerization subunit type 1 TsaB, translating into MLILALDTALEACAAAVLDTDAGELLAQEQLLMKRGHAEALMPMIARVMQSADLAFTALDRIAVTVGPGSFTGLRVGISAARGLALAAKRPAVGLTTLSAYAAPIVGRSGSAPVISAIDARHDHVYFQIVGGDGGQLVRPGIASIDEAIAASQFGAAHLVGNAAKILAERWPKDGPQPASVDAQPAPDISWVAWLGAAANPGTNPARPFYLKAPDAKPAAQPPLAQAASS
- the rimI gene encoding ribosomal protein S18-alanine N-acetyltransferase, with translation MMRSILEWWRGGTAAVETASTRDAARLAQLHGASFAHGWGETEFETMLTERNTLVHRLRLGRKTIGFAVSRIGADEAEILSVAVDQSHRGRGLSHTLLMTHLGHLAGRGVRTIFLEVEENNQPARRLYDKGGFVVVGRRERYYKQANGEQLNALLMRRDLS
- a CDS encoding Fur family transcriptional regulator translates to MTGLKPSSASKATGIEARCAATGMRMTEQRRVIARVLAEAVDHPDVEELYRRCVAVDDKISISTVYRTVKLFEDAGIIERHDFREGRARYETMRDSHHDHLINLRDGKVIEFTSEEIEKLQAEIARKLGYKLVDHRLELYCVPLDDDKPTS
- a CDS encoding HAD family hydrolase, coding for MSIDLIIFDCDGVLVDSEVISCRAHADVLTRHGYPITPTQVSARFLGRSTKQANLEIETELGRKLPEAYHGDLQDELFRAFEADLEAIRGIHDVLDVVTQRVCVASSGSHPRMRVSLGSTGLYERLAPNIFSSSQVANGKPAPDLFLFAAREMGVSPERCVVIEDSLAGIAGARAAGMRVFGFCGGSHCGTGHAETLRQSGADLTFSDMHQLPDLVRRVAADALTG
- the miaB gene encoding tRNA (N6-isopentenyl adenosine(37)-C2)-methylthiotransferase MiaB, which translates into the protein MKPPRKLHIKSYGCQMNVYDAQRMVDTLASEGFVETDNAEDADLVILNTCHIREKASEKVYSELGRLRVAKDEAARGGRAMQIAVAGCVAQAEGGEITRRAPVVDVVVGPQSYHHLPELLKRARDEGRAIETEFPAADKFGFLAQPKPDAIRARGISAFVTVQEGCDKFCTFCVVPYTRGAEVSRPVAKIIDDVKRLADNGVRELTLIGQNVNAYHGEGPDGKTWGLGKLLERLAQIPGIARLRYSTSHPRDVDDSLIAAHRDLGALMPFVHLPVQSGSDRILAAMNRKHTADDYRGVIDRFRSARQDIAFSSDFIVGFPGESEQDFLATLALVTQIGYAAAYSFKYSARPGTPAADMQETVSPAEMDQRLERLQELIDGQQSAFNRAAIGSTVDVLFERPARRDGQIVGRTAFLQPAHVMASPDIIGQILPVRIDSLERYSFLGELVTPRNAREPASSSIATGA
- a CDS encoding PhoH family protein, producing the protein MQVPPETQVVIDFDDNRAASALVGPYGQNLAQIERRLGVVVDSKGNHITIGGTRDGCDAARRVLETLYAHAVKGQDVDQGEVEGAIRAVIAQGSLFEFDAKSAKSAFDSINLRKRPVRARTAAQDSYIRALKRHELVFGIGPAGTGKTWLAVAHAAQLFERKEVDKIILSRPAVEAGERLGFLPGDLREKVDPYLRPIYDALYDLMDARIVERALQTGEIEIAPLAFMRGRTLTNAAIILDEAQNTTSMQMKMFLTRLGENSRMIVTGDPSQIDLPNGQTSGLAEATRLLSGVEGIAQVHFKAEDVIRHELVARIVSAYEGLPQRPPAGNKS
- the ybeY gene encoding rRNA maturation RNase YbeY → MSHPNLPTTEVLVVADCWQSEPDAETVIQRAVAAAAESVDEDVADAEIAVMLTDDAGIRTLNSNWRGLDKPTNVLSFPALQPEGEWKPGDAPRMLGDIAIAYETMRREADEEHKPFDHHLSHLAVHGFLHLIGYDHENDDDAEEMEALETEILAHLGIPDPYADRAGTH